A region of Curvibacter sp. AEP1-3 DNA encodes the following proteins:
- the upp gene encoding uracil phosphoribosyltransferase, producing MVTIDPAARANVTLIDHPLVQHKLTLMRKKEASTSSFRRLLNELAGLMIYEVCRDMPLQDLEIETPLETTTGKVIDGKKLVFASVLRAGNGILDGVLSVVPGARVGHVGLYRDPKTLQAVEYYFKMPSNMEERDVVVVDPMLATGNSAAAAVTRLKACNPKSIKFLCLLTCPEGINTMYKEHPDVRIFTAAIDRGLNDHGYIMPGLGDAGDRIFGTQ from the coding sequence ATGGTCACCATCGATCCCGCGGCACGTGCCAACGTCACCCTCATCGACCACCCGCTGGTGCAGCACAAGCTCACCCTGATGCGCAAAAAGGAAGCCAGCACCAGCAGCTTCCGCCGACTGCTCAACGAGCTGGCCGGCCTGATGATTTACGAAGTCTGCCGCGACATGCCGCTGCAAGATCTGGAAATTGAAACCCCGCTGGAAACCACCACCGGCAAAGTCATTGACGGCAAAAAGCTGGTGTTCGCCAGCGTGCTGCGCGCTGGCAACGGCATTCTGGACGGCGTGCTCTCCGTGGTTCCGGGCGCCCGCGTAGGCCACGTGGGCCTGTACCGCGACCCCAAAACCCTGCAGGCGGTGGAGTACTACTTCAAGATGCCCAGCAACATGGAAGAACGCGATGTCGTCGTCGTGGACCCCATGTTGGCCACCGGCAACTCAGCGGCTGCGGCCGTCACGCGCCTCAAGGCCTGCAACCCCAAGTCCATCAAATTCCTGTGCCTGCTGACCTGCCCCGAGGGCATCAACACCATGTACAAGGAACACCCCGATGTTCGCATCTTCACCGCTGCCATCGACCGGGGCCTGAACGACCACGGCTACATCATGCCGGGGCTGGGTGACGCGGGCGATCGTATCTTCGGTACCCAGTAG
- a CDS encoding amidohydrolase family protein, whose translation MLDLLIHNATLPDGRSHMSVAVQGGRITEVTQGLTPEAAQASEVVDAGGMLLSSPFVDAHFHMDATLSLGLPRLNQSGTLLEGIALWGELKPHLTFEALVDRALAYCDWAVANGLLAIRSHVDTSDPSMLAVEALLAVKKKVAPYIDLQLVAFPQDGVLRSRGGVDNLKKALSLGVDVVGGIPHFERTMADGAASVKLLCELAAEQGKLVDMHCDESDDPLSRHVETLAFEANRLGLHGRVTGSHLTSMHSMDNYYVSKLLPLMAEAQLSVVSNPLINITLQGRHDTYPKRRGMTRVPEIMAAGMTVAFGQDCCMDPWYSMGSGDMLEVASMGLHVAQMTSQSAMQQCFDAVTTNPARILHLEGYGLEKGCHADLVLLQAQNPIEAIRLKATRLKVWRRGALVAQTPPRTATLALPGRPASTSFLHTKQVSSAHGYCASS comes from the coding sequence ATGCTCGACCTGCTTATCCACAACGCTACCTTGCCCGACGGGCGCAGCCACATGTCGGTGGCGGTGCAAGGCGGTCGCATCACAGAGGTGACGCAAGGGCTCACGCCCGAAGCCGCTCAGGCCTCTGAGGTGGTGGACGCCGGCGGCATGCTGCTCAGCAGCCCTTTTGTGGATGCGCACTTCCACATGGACGCCACGCTGAGCCTGGGCCTTCCGCGCCTGAACCAAAGCGGCACGCTACTGGAAGGCATTGCGCTGTGGGGTGAGCTCAAACCCCACCTCACCTTTGAGGCGCTGGTAGACCGCGCCCTGGCCTATTGCGACTGGGCGGTGGCCAACGGCCTGCTGGCCATACGCAGCCATGTGGACACCAGCGACCCGAGCATGCTGGCGGTGGAAGCCCTGTTGGCAGTTAAAAAGAAAGTCGCGCCCTATATCGACCTGCAGCTGGTCGCGTTCCCGCAGGACGGCGTGCTGCGGAGCAGAGGCGGTGTGGACAACCTCAAGAAAGCGTTGAGCCTTGGCGTGGACGTGGTGGGTGGCATTCCCCACTTCGAGCGAACCATGGCCGACGGTGCTGCCAGCGTCAAGCTGCTGTGCGAGCTGGCGGCTGAGCAAGGCAAGCTGGTCGACATGCACTGCGACGAGTCGGACGACCCGCTCTCGCGCCACGTCGAAACCCTGGCATTTGAAGCAAACCGCCTGGGCCTGCACGGCCGCGTGACTGGCTCCCACCTCACATCCATGCACAGCATGGACAACTACTACGTGAGCAAACTGCTGCCCCTGATGGCCGAGGCGCAATTGAGCGTGGTGAGCAACCCGCTCATCAACATCACCCTGCAAGGCCGGCACGACACTTACCCCAAGCGCCGCGGCATGACCCGCGTGCCCGAAATCATGGCAGCCGGCATGACCGTCGCCTTCGGTCAGGACTGTTGCATGGACCCCTGGTACAGCATGGGTAGTGGCGACATGCTGGAGGTGGCCAGCATGGGCCTGCACGTGGCGCAAATGACCAGCCAAAGCGCCATGCAGCAATGCTTTGATGCCGTCACCACCAACCCCGCCCGCATCCTGCACCTGGAGGGCTATGGCCTGGAAAAAGGCTGCCACGCCGACCTGGTGCTGCTTCAGGCGCAAAACCCTATCGAGGCTATCCGCCTCAAAGCCACCCGCCTCAAAGTCTGGCGCAGGGGCGCTCTGGTGGCACAAACTCCGCCACGGACAGCGACACTGGCTCTGCCCGGCCGGCCGGCGAGCACATCTTTCTTACATACCAAACAGGTCTCTAGCGCTCATGGATATTGCGCAAGCAGCTAG
- a CDS encoding carbon-nitrogen hydrolase family protein, which translates to MAAAQSTSVPLEVVANVQNHLRFVEAAAQHGVQWLVFPELSLTGYELAAMPDLVLHPEHALLAPLREAAQRTSMAITVGAPVDSGSALPFIGAITLRPDGQHYVYAKHHLHGSETRFATAGSAPVGLQEWNSHTVASAICADTNHPGHAAHAAAAGACVYAAGILTSANGYAAEAPLWASYAREHAMTVVIANHGGPSGGYLSAGRSGIWGTDGALLVEAAGTGDCLVVAQTI; encoded by the coding sequence ATGGCTGCTGCACAAAGCACCTCGGTCCCGCTGGAGGTGGTGGCCAATGTGCAAAACCACCTGCGCTTTGTGGAAGCAGCTGCGCAGCATGGCGTGCAGTGGCTGGTCTTCCCGGAACTGTCCCTCACCGGCTACGAACTGGCCGCAATGCCCGACCTCGTGCTCCACCCCGAGCACGCCTTGCTGGCGCCCCTGCGCGAAGCAGCCCAACGCACAAGCATGGCCATTACCGTGGGCGCTCCGGTGGACAGCGGCAGCGCCCTGCCCTTCATAGGCGCGATCACCCTGCGACCGGATGGCCAACACTACGTTTACGCGAAGCACCACCTGCATGGCAGCGAAACCCGATTCGCCACCGCCGGCTCAGCGCCGGTAGGCCTGCAGGAATGGAATAGCCACACAGTCGCCAGCGCCATCTGCGCCGACACCAATCACCCCGGCCATGCTGCGCATGCGGCAGCAGCAGGTGCCTGCGTCTACGCAGCCGGCATCCTCACATCTGCCAATGGCTATGCCGCCGAAGCCCCCCTGTGGGCCAGCTATGCGCGGGAACATGCCATGACGGTTGTGATCGCCAACCACGGGGGACCATCGGGGGGCTATTTGTCGGCCGGGAGAAGCGGAATTTGGGGAACCGATGGGGCCCTGCTGGTGGAAGCAGCGGGTACAGGGGATTGCTTGGTAGTGGCTCAGACCATTTGA
- a CDS encoding DUF6713 family protein — protein sequence MLAVLFTHEMDAMTQAEWRLLYVLRSLGDDQGRWWFVAMHIPLFWALIALTHHASDLVQWVSRRGLAMFCIIHAVLHWRLADDPLSTFSSPLSWGLILGAAALGAAYLGMEVHDARSRKN from the coding sequence ATGCTGGCAGTACTTTTCACCCATGAAATGGATGCAATGACCCAGGCCGAATGGCGGTTGCTCTATGTGTTACGGAGCTTGGGTGACGACCAAGGCCGGTGGTGGTTTGTGGCTATGCACATACCGCTGTTTTGGGCACTCATTGCGCTTACGCACCATGCCAGCGATCTGGTGCAATGGGTGAGTCGACGAGGCTTGGCAATGTTTTGCATCATCCATGCCGTATTGCACTGGCGTTTGGCCGACGATCCTCTTTCTACCTTTAGTTCGCCGCTTTCGTGGGGCCTGATTTTGGGCGCTGCCGCATTGGGTGCCGCATATTTGGGAATGGAAGTTCATGACGCGAGGTCACGAAAGAACTAA
- a CDS encoding EVE domain-containing protein has protein sequence MLHYWLMKAEPAEASIDDVLAMPDATVGWTGVRNYQARNFMRDSMQVGDGVLFYHSSCAQPGVVGIARVASGIKADPTQFDPASPYFDAASKPEAPRWLLVDVQVVHKTRNLTLPELRADAALADLLILKKGNRLSITPVEPAHWQQIVSVLGHPGA, from the coding sequence ATGCTCCACTACTGGCTCATGAAAGCCGAGCCCGCCGAGGCCTCGATTGACGACGTGCTGGCCATGCCCGACGCCACCGTGGGCTGGACCGGCGTGCGCAACTACCAAGCCCGCAATTTCATGCGCGACAGCATGCAGGTAGGCGATGGAGTGCTGTTCTACCACTCCAGTTGTGCGCAGCCCGGTGTGGTGGGCATTGCTCGGGTCGCGTCCGGCATCAAGGCAGACCCCACCCAATTTGACCCCGCGTCGCCCTATTTCGATGCGGCGAGCAAGCCCGAAGCGCCCCGCTGGCTCCTGGTCGATGTACAGGTAGTCCACAAGACGCGCAACCTCACGTTGCCGGAGCTTCGGGCTGATGCGGCCCTCGCCGATCTCCTCATTCTCAAAAAAGGCAACCGGCTGTCCATCACGCCGGTGGAGCCTGCGCATTGGCAACAAATCGTGAGCGTGCTCGGACATCCGGGAGCCTGA
- a CDS encoding oxidoreductase, whose product MSTSSRPQVVLITGASSGMGKEAAKLLLRQGHVVYTAARRVELMQDLQALGAHPLKMDVTDEAQMQAGIAQITAAHGGVDVLVNNAGFGIYGAMEDTSMADARYQFDVNFFGLARMTQLVLPHMRSQQRGRIINISSMGGKMYTPLGSWYHATKHALEGWSDCLRLELAPFGIQVVIVEPGIIATEFGDVMTGPLLERSGKGPYAKLAHIVAKATGDAYSKPNAASPASVIADVIAEAIAAPKPKTRYVAGKMAKPLMFIRKWFGDRFFDMAVMSQMK is encoded by the coding sequence ATGTCTACATCTTCACGCCCCCAAGTCGTCCTCATCACCGGTGCTTCATCCGGCATGGGCAAAGAAGCCGCCAAGTTACTGCTTCGCCAAGGCCATGTGGTCTACACCGCTGCGCGCCGCGTCGAGCTGATGCAAGACCTGCAGGCTCTGGGTGCACATCCCCTCAAAATGGATGTCACTGATGAAGCCCAGATGCAAGCCGGTATCGCGCAAATCACCGCAGCCCACGGCGGCGTGGACGTGCTGGTGAACAACGCCGGCTTCGGCATCTACGGTGCCATGGAAGACACCAGCATGGCCGATGCGCGCTACCAGTTCGATGTGAACTTCTTCGGCCTGGCCCGCATGACCCAATTGGTGCTGCCTCATATGCGCAGCCAGCAGCGCGGGCGCATCATCAACATCTCGTCCATGGGCGGCAAGATGTATACCCCGCTGGGTAGCTGGTACCACGCCACCAAGCACGCTCTGGAGGGCTGGAGCGATTGCCTGCGCCTGGAGCTGGCACCCTTCGGCATTCAGGTGGTGATCGTGGAGCCCGGCATCATTGCCACGGAGTTCGGCGACGTGATGACCGGCCCGCTGCTGGAACGCTCCGGCAAAGGCCCCTACGCCAAGCTGGCACACATCGTGGCCAAGGCCACTGGCGACGCTTACAGCAAGCCCAATGCTGCGTCCCCGGCTTCCGTGATTGCGGACGTGATCGCCGAAGCCATCGCCGCCCCCAAGCCCAAAACCCGCTACGTGGCAGGCAAAATGGCCAAACCACTGATGTTCATCCGCAAATGGTTCGGTGACCGCTTCTTTGACATGGCGGTCATGAGCCAGATGAAGTAA
- a CDS encoding AraC family transcriptional regulator: MKHASKFAIQRGWKLLLADMALPVGEVLAWAGLPGDMFSRPDASLSPADFFKLWNGMEQVAGGDDLPLRFGRAISVEAFDPPIFASLCAPNMNVALQRLSSFKRLIGPMILEVQVTSNGTSADLSCYGYEGHLPRSLAATEMVFFTQLARLATRKQVVPLRVELVQLPDDCAPLEAFFGCALQAADRNRITFSPQDAGHPFLTEDNAMWESFEPALMKRITDQDHSAKASERVHSALLGLLPGGRSGIDDVATKLLTSRRTLQRQLLAEGLSFQDVLNRTRRELAEHYLRQDAITPGEVSWLLGFQDGNSFIRAFKGWTGSTPGQYRSNMPRRAAPM, translated from the coding sequence GTGAAACACGCCAGCAAATTTGCCATCCAACGCGGCTGGAAGCTGCTTCTGGCCGACATGGCGCTCCCCGTGGGTGAGGTGCTCGCGTGGGCAGGCCTGCCGGGCGACATGTTTTCGCGCCCGGATGCCAGCCTGAGCCCGGCTGACTTCTTCAAGCTCTGGAACGGCATGGAGCAAGTGGCCGGTGGCGACGACTTGCCCCTGCGCTTCGGCCGGGCCATTTCGGTCGAGGCGTTTGATCCGCCCATCTTCGCCAGCCTGTGTGCCCCCAACATGAATGTGGCACTGCAGCGGCTCTCCAGCTTCAAGCGCCTTATCGGGCCCATGATTCTGGAAGTGCAAGTCACCTCCAACGGCACATCGGCGGATTTGAGCTGCTACGGCTATGAAGGGCATCTGCCCCGCAGCCTTGCGGCCACCGAAATGGTGTTTTTTACCCAGCTGGCGCGTCTGGCCACCCGCAAACAGGTGGTGCCCCTGCGGGTGGAGCTGGTGCAATTACCGGATGACTGCGCCCCGCTGGAGGCCTTCTTCGGCTGCGCCTTGCAAGCCGCCGACCGTAACCGCATCACATTCAGCCCTCAAGACGCAGGACACCCGTTTTTGACCGAAGACAACGCCATGTGGGAGAGCTTTGAGCCCGCCTTGATGAAGCGCATCACCGATCAGGACCACTCGGCCAAAGCCTCTGAGCGGGTGCACAGCGCCTTGCTGGGGTTGCTGCCCGGCGGGCGTAGCGGCATTGACGATGTAGCTACCAAACTGCTCACCAGTCGGCGGACCTTGCAACGGCAGTTGCTCGCAGAAGGCCTGAGCTTTCAAGATGTGCTCAACCGCACCCGCCGGGAGCTGGCCGAGCACTACCTGCGCCAGGATGCCATCACGCCCGGCGAAGTGTCGTGGCTGCTGGGCTTTCAGGATGGCAACTCATTCATTCGCGCCTTCAAGGGTTGGACCGGCAGCACTCCCGGCCAGTACCGCAGCAACATGCCACGCCGAGCTGCCCCCATGTAA
- a CDS encoding MAPEG family protein translates to MTALQALVGFALWTLALITLVFLYRGLRFLRGTPINHWPRGNKPQDDAGLVKRLEDAHANCMENLPVFAALVLAASLMDKTNSIQTIAPFVLYARIGQTLAHLWGTGPLQVFVRASFWSVQLVICLWMAIQLLAA, encoded by the coding sequence ATGACTGCATTGCAAGCATTGGTGGGTTTTGCACTTTGGACGCTGGCCTTGATCACGCTGGTGTTTTTGTACCGCGGGCTGCGCTTTCTGCGGGGTACGCCCATCAATCACTGGCCGCGGGGCAACAAACCGCAGGACGATGCCGGCTTGGTCAAACGCCTCGAAGACGCCCACGCCAACTGCATGGAAAACCTGCCGGTGTTTGCGGCGCTGGTGCTTGCGGCCAGCCTGATGGACAAGACCAACTCCATTCAAACGATCGCGCCCTTCGTGCTCTACGCCCGGATCGGCCAGACACTGGCGCACCTGTGGGGCACCGGCCCGCTGCAGGTGTTTGTGCGAGCCAGTTTCTGGAGCGTACAGCTGGTGATTTGCCTCTGGATGGCCATTCAGCTGCTGGCGGCCTGA
- a CDS encoding heme-degrading domain-containing protein produces the protein MTIDTDLARLALQEERLQFDAFDQRTAWALGSRIKALSEEAGVALAIEIRLGKDTVFFYSMPGTGPTNADWARRKRNSVELLHTSSYALNLKLEKEGSTLEAKQGLPLRDYATHGGSVPIRVRGVGVVGVVTVSGIPQRDDHAMAIKALAELCGVPLHEVALD, from the coding sequence ATGACCATAGACACTGACCTCGCCCGCCTCGCCCTGCAGGAGGAGCGCCTGCAGTTTGACGCCTTTGACCAGCGCACCGCATGGGCGCTGGGCAGCCGCATCAAGGCCCTTAGCGAAGAAGCCGGCGTGGCACTGGCGATTGAAATCCGGCTGGGCAAGGACACCGTGTTCTTCTACAGCATGCCCGGCACTGGCCCCACGAATGCGGACTGGGCACGGCGCAAGCGCAACTCGGTAGAGCTGTTGCACACCAGCTCGTACGCGCTCAACCTGAAGCTCGAAAAAGAAGGCAGCACTCTGGAGGCCAAGCAAGGCCTGCCCCTGCGCGACTACGCCACGCACGGCGGTAGCGTTCCCATTCGGGTACGCGGCGTGGGTGTGGTCGGGGTGGTGACCGTTTCAGGCATCCCGCAGCGGGACGACCATGCCATGGCCATCAAAGCACTCGCAGAACTCTGCGGTGTGCCTTTGCACGAGGTGGCGCTGGATTAG
- a CDS encoding RelA/SpoT family protein, whose protein sequence is MKSLYAGDLPTATPQVIAATADSLPEQAGALQRARAFAEPLLATQSLDTGENVLQHADAVAAILRTIGGSEAMQAASYLVYACDHLNKPHEIIAKAFGDNFADLALETTKLVRLQRMARLAQQSASHSSSAAPMAQTAAAQTESVRKMLLAFSKDLRVVMLRLASRLQTLRHFAATKLPVPPGLASEALQVFAPLANRLGIWEIKWEMEDLSFRFLEPNTYKQVAKLLDEKRTEREASVDRLRQQLADELVAQGVHATVQGRPKHIYSIVKKMRGKSLGFEQVYDIRALRIVVPTVPDCYAALSLVHTRFTPITEEFDDYIARPKPNGYQSLHTVVRDAGSQPIEVQIRTQAMHDHAEHGVAAHWAYKEAGAKGYGGSVTAAGEYDAKIAVLRQLLAWERDLSGAHASDGQGMFDDRIYVLTPDAAIVELPQGATAVDFAYSVHTNLGHRCRGAKVDGAMVPLNTPLKNGQTVEVTAVKEGGPSRDWLNPELGYLVSHRARAKVRAWFNALAMGETMAKGREAVEKLLQREGKTAIKLDDLASQLGFHNADALFEVVGKDEFSLRNIELLLRPPEPAGTQDDYMPLKKPRGVSGGKGGVLVVGIDSLMTQLAKCCKPAPPDLISGFVTRGKGVSVHRSDCSNLRNMVQRSGDRLIEVEWGAPGGKDGNVYPVDVAVEALDRQGLLRDISEVFAKEKMNVIGVQTQSVKGTAWMTFTVEVAESGRLTRVLKIVNELSGVRSARRR, encoded by the coding sequence ATGAAAAGTTTGTATGCCGGGGACTTACCCACGGCCACCCCGCAAGTGATTGCGGCCACCGCAGACAGCCTGCCCGAGCAGGCCGGAGCCCTGCAGCGCGCTCGCGCCTTTGCAGAGCCTTTGTTGGCGACGCAATCACTGGATACTGGCGAAAACGTGCTGCAACACGCGGATGCCGTAGCCGCCATCTTGCGCACCATTGGCGGCTCCGAGGCGATGCAGGCTGCCAGCTACCTGGTGTATGCCTGTGACCACCTGAACAAGCCCCACGAAATCATCGCCAAAGCTTTCGGCGACAACTTTGCCGACCTGGCCCTGGAAACCACCAAGCTGGTGCGCTTGCAGCGTATGGCACGGCTGGCCCAGCAGTCGGCCAGCCACAGCAGTAGTGCGGCACCCATGGCGCAAACCGCCGCAGCACAGACGGAGAGCGTTCGCAAGATGCTGTTGGCCTTCAGCAAAGACCTGCGTGTGGTCATGCTGCGCTTGGCGTCGCGCTTGCAGACCTTGCGGCACTTTGCGGCGACCAAGTTGCCGGTGCCGCCGGGGCTGGCTTCTGAGGCCCTGCAGGTGTTTGCGCCACTGGCCAACCGGCTGGGCATCTGGGAAATCAAATGGGAGATGGAGGACTTGTCGTTCCGCTTCCTCGAGCCCAATACCTACAAGCAGGTCGCCAAGCTGCTGGACGAAAAACGGACAGAGCGGGAAGCCTCGGTGGACCGACTGCGCCAGCAGTTGGCGGACGAGTTGGTAGCGCAGGGCGTGCACGCCACCGTGCAGGGCCGACCCAAACACATTTACAGCATCGTCAAGAAGATGCGGGGCAAGTCGCTGGGCTTTGAGCAGGTGTACGACATACGGGCGCTGCGCATCGTGGTGCCCACGGTGCCGGACTGCTACGCGGCACTCAGCCTGGTGCACACCCGCTTTACACCGATCACTGAAGAATTTGACGACTACATCGCCCGCCCCAAGCCCAATGGGTATCAGTCGCTGCACACGGTAGTTAGAGACGCAGGCAGCCAACCCATTGAGGTGCAAATCCGCACCCAGGCCATGCACGACCATGCCGAGCATGGTGTGGCCGCCCACTGGGCCTACAAAGAGGCGGGCGCCAAAGGCTATGGCGGCAGCGTGACGGCCGCCGGCGAGTACGACGCCAAGATTGCTGTGCTGCGCCAATTGCTGGCCTGGGAGCGCGACCTCTCCGGCGCCCATGCGTCCGACGGGCAGGGTATGTTTGACGACCGCATCTATGTGCTCACGCCGGATGCCGCCATTGTGGAGCTGCCGCAGGGGGCAACCGCGGTGGACTTTGCCTACAGCGTGCACACCAACCTGGGCCACCGTTGCCGGGGTGCCAAGGTGGATGGCGCCATGGTGCCGCTGAATACTCCGCTCAAAAACGGCCAGACCGTGGAAGTGACTGCCGTGAAAGAGGGCGGCCCCTCGCGCGACTGGCTCAACCCCGAGCTGGGCTATCTGGTCAGTCACCGGGCGCGCGCCAAGGTGCGGGCCTGGTTCAATGCGCTGGCCATGGGTGAGACCATGGCCAAGGGCCGCGAGGCGGTAGAAAAGCTGCTGCAGCGTGAAGGCAAAACCGCTATCAAGCTCGACGACCTGGCCAGCCAGCTGGGCTTCCACAATGCCGACGCCTTGTTTGAGGTGGTGGGCAAAGACGAGTTTTCACTGCGCAACATCGAGCTGCTGCTGCGCCCGCCAGAGCCCGCCGGCACGCAGGACGACTACATGCCGCTCAAGAAGCCGCGTGGTGTGTCCGGCGGCAAGGGCGGGGTACTGGTGGTGGGCATCGATTCGCTGATGACCCAGTTGGCCAAGTGCTGCAAGCCGGCACCGCCGGATTTGATCAGCGGCTTTGTGACCCGGGGCAAGGGCGTGAGCGTGCACCGGTCGGACTGCTCCAACCTGCGCAACATGGTGCAACGCAGTGGCGACCGCCTGATCGAGGTGGAGTGGGGCGCCCCGGGCGGCAAAGACGGGAACGTGTACCCGGTGGACGTTGCAGTTGAGGCTTTGGACCGCCAGGGCTTGCTGCGCGATATCTCGGAGGTGTTCGCCAAAGAAAAGATGAATGTCATCGGGGTGCAAACCCAGTCTGTCAAAGGCACCGCTTGGATGACTTTCACTGTAGAAGTGGCCGAGTCCGGCCGCTTGACCCGGGTGCTCAAGATCGTGAATGAGCTATCCGGCGTGCGCTCTGCGCGGCGGCGCTAA
- a CDS encoding alpha/beta fold hydrolase: MAEPTLNYVPCADANGPRRMAYWQWGAAEAAHTVVCVHGLSRQGRDFDVLAQALVARASQPIRVVCPDVAGRGQSDWLKDPAGYGVPTYAGDVLGLLAHLKPATLDWVGTSMGGLIGLAVTAHAQSVGVKVRKLVLNDVGPVIQWSSLQRIGTYLGRAVSFDDLQQAADAMWAISSSFGPHTPAQWLELSRHMVKTLPDGKVGLHYDPAIAIPFRAVTEELALAGQAQLWQLYDAITADTLLLRGAESDLLSPETALAMTQRGPKARLVEFAGVGHAPTLIAQDQQDAVTSFLLG; encoded by the coding sequence ATGGCTGAACCTACGCTGAATTACGTACCCTGCGCTGACGCCAACGGTCCGCGCCGCATGGCGTATTGGCAGTGGGGCGCTGCGGAAGCCGCCCACACCGTGGTGTGTGTGCATGGCCTCTCGCGACAGGGTCGCGACTTTGACGTGCTGGCGCAGGCCTTGGTAGCCCGCGCTTCCCAGCCTATCCGTGTGGTCTGTCCTGACGTGGCCGGACGTGGCCAGAGCGATTGGCTGAAGGACCCTGCCGGCTATGGCGTGCCGACCTATGCCGGCGACGTGTTGGGTCTGTTGGCACACCTGAAGCCCGCCACCCTGGATTGGGTGGGCACCAGCATGGGCGGCCTGATTGGCTTGGCGGTGACTGCGCATGCACAGTCGGTGGGTGTGAAGGTACGTAAATTGGTGCTCAACGACGTGGGCCCGGTGATCCAGTGGTCGTCGCTACAGCGCATTGGCACCTATCTGGGTCGCGCGGTGAGCTTCGATGATTTGCAGCAAGCGGCTGATGCCATGTGGGCGATCTCGAGCAGTTTCGGGCCGCACACGCCGGCGCAGTGGCTGGAGTTGTCGCGCCACATGGTCAAGACCCTGCCGGACGGCAAAGTGGGGCTGCACTACGACCCTGCGATAGCCATCCCGTTCAGGGCGGTGACAGAGGAGCTGGCGCTGGCCGGCCAGGCGCAACTGTGGCAGCTGTACGACGCCATCACGGCAGACACTTTGTTGCTTCGCGGCGCGGAATCTGACCTCTTGTCACCCGAGACGGCACTGGCCATGACGCAGCGTGGCCCCAAAGCCCGCCTGGTGGAGTTTGCCGGTGTGGGCCACGCCCCGACCCTGATTGCACAAGACCAACAGGACGCAGTGACTTCTTTTTTGCTGGGGTAA
- a CDS encoding 3-hydroxybutyrate dehydrogenase, with protein MLKGKTALVTGSTSGIGLGIAKALAAQGANIVLNGFGDVEGPKAEVAALGVQVTYHGADMSKPAEIAAMIEHARATFGGVDILVNNAGIQHVARVENFPIEKWDAIIAINMSSAFHATRLALPAMQAKNWGRIINVASVHGLVGSAEKSAYVAAKHGVVGLTKVTALENATTGVTCNAICPGWVLTPLVQKQVDAKAAAQGISNADATKQLLGEKEPSMQFTTPEELGALAVFFCSPAGDNVRGVAWNMDGGWTAQ; from the coding sequence ATGTTGAAAGGTAAAACCGCCCTCGTTACCGGCTCCACCAGCGGCATCGGTTTGGGTATCGCCAAGGCACTGGCCGCACAAGGCGCCAACATCGTGCTTAACGGCTTTGGCGACGTCGAAGGCCCCAAGGCCGAAGTGGCCGCTCTGGGCGTGCAAGTGACCTACCACGGTGCGGACATGAGTAAGCCTGCCGAGATCGCAGCCATGATCGAGCACGCCAGGGCCACTTTTGGCGGCGTGGACATTCTGGTCAACAACGCGGGCATCCAGCATGTGGCGCGGGTCGAAAACTTCCCCATCGAGAAATGGGACGCCATCATCGCCATCAACATGAGCAGCGCCTTCCACGCCACGCGCCTGGCCCTGCCCGCCATGCAAGCCAAAAACTGGGGCCGCATCATCAACGTGGCGTCCGTCCACGGGCTGGTGGGCTCGGCCGAAAAGTCGGCCTATGTGGCCGCCAAACACGGTGTGGTGGGTCTGACCAAAGTGACAGCGCTGGAAAACGCTACCACCGGCGTGACCTGCAATGCCATCTGCCCCGGCTGGGTGCTCACCCCGCTGGTGCAAAAGCAGGTGGACGCCAAAGCTGCCGCGCAAGGCATCAGCAACGCGGACGCTACCAAACAGCTGTTGGGCGAAAAGGAGCCTTCCATGCAATTCACCACGCCCGAGGAGCTGGGCGCCTTGGCCGTGTTTTTCTGCTCCCCCGCTGGCGACAACGTGCGCGGCGTGGCATGGAATATGGACGGTGGCTGGACAGCGCAGTAA